A stretch of Aerococcaceae bacterium zg-252 DNA encodes these proteins:
- the uidA gene encoding beta-glucuronidase codes for MLYPIQTKTRSVYSLNGIWSFYQGENDVESVLDTDEVMVVPSSFNDLVVDNDKRLFIGDNWYETTVSLPQISSEEELVVRFGSVTHQAKVYADGQLIGEHKGGFTPFECLVPETLYQAESFRLTVCANNELNYSTLPVGNYFEEVQADGSVKKVVKENFDFFNYAGIQRNVHLYKRPKTHIKDIVIVSELSDDLSKAHVSVSVEVVGDGLDTRITIFNQDGETLGTLDAGQMTIDSPRLWEVLDAYLYTAKVELLKDDKVIDIYIETFGIRKVAVENGQFLINNKPVYFKGFGKHEDTFINGRGFNEAANLMDLNLLKEIGANSFRTSHYPYSEEMMRLADRLGVVVIDEVPAVGLFQLFTAALNITMQEGEVKNTWEVMETKDAHELVIDELIQRDKNHPSVVMWVVANEPAGHEKGARAYFEPLIQRMRDRDPQKRPVTLVNIMHATPDKDEVMDLVDVISLNRYYGWYVSHGELDAAEKELRKELETWQSLYPEKPILITEYGADTLPGYHSMWDIPYTEEYQVDYYDMNHKVFDSISNLVGEQVWNFADFETNVALIRVKGNHKGLFSRSREPKQIVREIKKRWTEIPHYNYKTK; via the coding sequence ATGTTATACCCAATTCAAACAAAAACACGCTCTGTATATTCTTTAAATGGTATTTGGAGTTTTTATCAAGGGGAAAATGATGTCGAGTCTGTTTTAGATACGGATGAAGTGATGGTTGTACCGAGTTCGTTTAACGACCTCGTTGTTGACAATGATAAACGCCTTTTCATTGGTGATAACTGGTATGAAACAACGGTTTCTTTACCACAAATCAGTTCAGAGGAAGAATTAGTTGTGCGCTTTGGGTCTGTTACGCATCAAGCAAAAGTATACGCAGATGGGCAATTAATCGGTGAGCATAAAGGAGGCTTTACACCGTTTGAATGTTTAGTGCCAGAAACACTGTACCAAGCTGAAAGTTTCCGTTTAACAGTTTGTGCAAATAACGAATTAAATTATTCAACCTTACCAGTTGGAAATTATTTTGAAGAAGTACAAGCAGATGGCTCAGTGAAAAAAGTGGTTAAGGAAAACTTTGATTTCTTCAACTATGCCGGTATCCAGCGCAATGTCCATCTCTATAAACGTCCTAAAACACACATTAAAGATATCGTTATTGTCAGTGAATTATCCGATGATTTATCAAAAGCGCACGTTTCAGTGAGCGTTGAAGTGGTAGGTGATGGATTAGATACACGAATTACCATTTTTAATCAAGATGGAGAAACACTAGGTACACTCGATGCCGGTCAAATGACGATTGATTCGCCTCGTTTATGGGAAGTGTTAGATGCGTATCTATATACAGCGAAAGTGGAACTGCTTAAAGATGATAAAGTTATCGATATCTATATTGAAACATTCGGTATTCGCAAAGTAGCTGTAGAAAATGGACAATTTTTAATTAACAATAAGCCTGTTTACTTTAAAGGCTTTGGTAAACACGAAGATACATTTATCAATGGGCGTGGATTTAATGAAGCAGCAAACTTGATGGACTTGAATCTGTTGAAAGAAATCGGTGCAAACTCCTTCCGTACATCACACTATCCATACTCGGAAGAAATGATGCGTTTGGCTGATCGCTTAGGCGTAGTGGTTATTGATGAGGTGCCAGCAGTAGGACTCTTTCAGTTATTTACTGCAGCACTCAATATAACAATGCAAGAAGGAGAAGTTAAAAATACCTGGGAAGTTATGGAAACAAAAGATGCACACGAGTTAGTCATTGATGAATTGATTCAACGTGATAAAAACCATCCATCAGTGGTGATGTGGGTGGTTGCTAATGAACCTGCTGGACATGAAAAAGGTGCTCGTGCATACTTTGAACCACTGATTCAACGCATGCGTGACCGCGATCCTCAAAAACGACCAGTCACTTTAGTTAATATTATGCATGCAACACCTGATAAAGATGAAGTTATGGATCTAGTTGACGTTATCAGTCTGAACCGTTATTATGGATGGTATGTATCTCATGGTGAATTAGATGCGGCAGAAAAAGAATTGCGTAAGGAATTAGAGACATGGCAATCATTGTATCCAGAAAAACCGATTTTAATCACTGAATATGGTGCGGACACGTTACCAGGCTATCACTCTATGTGGGATATTCCATATACAGAAGAGTATCAAGTTGATTATTATGATATGAATCATAAAGTGTTTGATAGTATTTCAAACCTTGTCGGTGAACAAGTATGGAATTTTGCAGATTTTGAAACAAATGTTGCGCTAATTCGTGTTAAAGGTAATCATAAAGGACTATTTTCACGTAGCCGGGAACCAAAACAGATTGTTAGAGAAATCAAGAAGCGCTGGACAGAGATACCACATTATAATTATAAAACAAAATAA
- a CDS encoding carboxylesterase family protein: MNIQLKTSCGIIEGIDGKDYHSYLGIKYANANRFELPSLVTKWDGVYHATRHGSACIQRRTFTPESEDSFYFKEFRRECEFTYSEDCHYLNIWTPKGVKNAPVILYIHGGAFQGGAGNELPFDGKHFAQKGIIFATCNYRLGPLGFASQILEGKTIANLGLYDQLAALKWLHRNIHDFGGDPNNITLMGQSAGAMSIQQLVTSELVKPYVSKAIMTSGGGINEKFAKPQPIQLVAPFWENFRQKLAEKGKDWKNISCEELFKEVYEQLRNFSNSLDYLSPCIDGILLSVTYENLMESIEEPNIPYLLGTTKDDMLTDVLFDMATKWRKRRNKILPESAFQFYFARNLPGDEVGAWHSSDLWYTIGNFEKCWRPFTNWDKTISNMLQSYIIQFVKTGNPNHEGLEYWGTEDEKCLIITDDKMIYSRLEMM; encoded by the coding sequence ATGAATATTCAACTAAAAACTTCGTGTGGGATTATCGAGGGAATAGATGGAAAGGATTATCATTCATATTTAGGCATTAAGTATGCAAATGCGAATCGGTTTGAATTGCCTTCGCTAGTGACAAAATGGGATGGAGTATATCATGCGACTAGACATGGTTCGGCTTGCATTCAGCGGAGAACTTTTACTCCGGAATCGGAAGATTCATTTTACTTTAAAGAATTTCGGAGAGAGTGTGAATTTACTTATAGTGAAGATTGTCATTATCTTAATATTTGGACACCAAAAGGCGTAAAAAATGCTCCGGTTATTTTATATATTCATGGTGGAGCATTCCAAGGAGGAGCGGGGAATGAATTACCTTTTGATGGGAAGCACTTTGCTCAAAAGGGAATTATATTTGCTACATGTAATTATCGTTTGGGGCCATTAGGTTTTGCTAGTCAAATTTTAGAAGGCAAAACTATAGCTAATTTGGGACTTTATGATCAATTAGCAGCTTTAAAATGGCTTCATAGAAATATTCATGATTTTGGTGGGGATCCGAATAACATTACTCTAATGGGACAATCTGCAGGTGCGATGAGTATTCAACAATTGGTGACTTCTGAATTAGTGAAGCCGTATGTTTCGAAGGCTATTATGACAAGTGGTGGTGGAATTAATGAAAAATTTGCTAAACCTCAACCGATTCAATTAGTTGCTCCGTTTTGGGAAAACTTTCGTCAAAAACTGGCAGAAAAAGGTAAAGATTGGAAAAATATTTCGTGTGAAGAGCTATTTAAAGAAGTTTATGAACAGCTGCGAAATTTTTCCAACTCTCTTGATTATCTTTCTCCGTGTATTGATGGGATACTTTTATCCGTAACTTATGAAAATCTGATGGAATCTATAGAGGAACCAAATATTCCATATCTTTTAGGAACAACAAAGGATGACATGTTGACTGATGTGCTATTTGATATGGCAACAAAATGGCGTAAGCGACGCAATAAGATACTTCCAGAATCAGCATTTCAATTTTATTTTGCACGCAATCTCCCTGGTGATGAAGTTGGTGCATGGCATTCCAGTGATTTATGGTATACGATAGGGAATTTTGAAAAGTGTTGGCGACCATTTACAAATTGGGATAAAACTATCTCAAATATGCTACAGTCATATATTATTCAATTTGTAAAAACGGGGAATCCGAATCACGAGGGTTTAGAGTATTGGGGGACAGAAGACGAAAAATGTCTTATTATAACAGATGATAAAATGATATATTCTAGATTAGAGATGATGTAG
- a CDS encoding MFS transporter: MKEFGVKDQVGYVFGDLAGSMVTTYVGMFFLTFCTYVLGLSPQYMAGLFLFAKFWDAVNDPLIGSIPDRYMIGKSGDRFKPYIKLAMGPLALSVLICFANVSGWAMTAKQIWVAFAYLIYDLSYTGTSMPYGAMASVITDNPEERMKLSRARSFGGIAVGLFFMPIINMLVWNSDRTPNVKNYFLVAIFAALGSLLFYTIMLATSTERIKTTNIEKEKISDDYSFREVMKDALHNRPLLGIMLTTIGGLIGASAAGTLSMYLYREYYQNPRIMSMSSIISLPITLICFFAVPKLAKKYGKKNVVIGGLCYNLIFSLCLYIFPIGNPMTYLILSNISSAGALVFMILTWAFVTDIIDYQEYKTGRRADGTLYSIYTFSRKVGSSLSSTLMTFLLGVIGFVSGVQEQAPGVGEGIRTLVTLAPVLACIVQLIGMGLVYNLSREKTEAIQEELTNRKAGREVM; the protein is encoded by the coding sequence ATGAAAGAGTTTGGTGTCAAGGATCAGGTTGGTTATGTTTTTGGTGACTTAGCCGGTAGTATGGTAACCACCTACGTTGGAATGTTTTTCTTAACATTTTGTACCTATGTATTAGGGCTGAGTCCGCAATATATGGCGGGTTTGTTTTTATTTGCTAAGTTTTGGGATGCTGTCAATGATCCATTGATTGGTTCTATTCCTGATAGATATATGATAGGAAAATCCGGAGATAGATTTAAGCCGTACATAAAATTAGCGATGGGGCCTTTGGCGCTTTCTGTGCTAATATGTTTTGCGAATGTATCTGGTTGGGCGATGACGGCTAAACAAATTTGGGTTGCATTTGCTTATTTAATTTATGATTTATCTTATACGGGAACATCTATGCCTTATGGCGCTATGGCTTCAGTAATTACTGATAACCCAGAGGAACGAATGAAGCTATCGCGTGCCAGAAGTTTTGGTGGTATAGCGGTCGGTCTTTTCTTTATGCCAATTATCAATATGCTTGTATGGAATTCTGATCGGACACCTAATGTAAAAAATTACTTTTTGGTGGCAATTTTTGCTGCGCTGGGATCATTACTTTTCTATACAATAATGCTAGCAACTAGTACGGAACGGATTAAAACTACAAATATTGAGAAGGAAAAAATTTCAGATGATTATAGTTTTCGTGAAGTAATGAAAGATGCTTTACATAATCGACCGCTATTAGGTATTATGTTGACGACAATTGGTGGATTGATTGGTGCCTCAGCAGCGGGGACATTGTCAATGTATCTTTATCGAGAGTATTATCAAAACCCAAGAATTATGTCAATGAGTTCGATAATTAGCTTACCTATTACTTTGATCTGTTTCTTCGCTGTTCCAAAATTAGCGAAAAAATATGGCAAAAAAAATGTTGTAATCGGTGGATTGTGCTACAATTTGATTTTTTCACTTTGTTTATATATTTTTCCGATCGGAAATCCGATGACTTATTTAATTCTATCGAATATTTCTTCTGCGGGGGCCTTGGTATTTATGATTTTGACATGGGCATTTGTCACAGATATTATCGATTATCAGGAGTATAAAACTGGTCGTCGTGCAGATGGCACATTATATTCAATTTATACATTTAGTCGTAAGGTAGGAAGTTCTCTATCGAGTACTTTGATGACATTTTTACTTGGCGTGATTGGCTTCGTGTCTGGTGTTCAAGAACAGGCTCCTGGGGTAGGTGAAGGTATCCGTACTTTGGTGACATTGGCTCCGGTTTTAGCATGTATCGTTCAATTGATTGGGATGGGATTGGTTTATAATCTTAGTCGTGAAAAGACAGAGGCAATCCAAGAAGAATTGACTAATAGAAAAGCGGGTAGAGAGGTAATGTAA
- a CDS encoding helix-turn-helix transcriptional regulator, which produces MVENLTYFKKTLQTLKIPYHHYSLQMENIETIDNGFRKHYLNSKGYERFVVILQRFIKPTELVRITDNHDLTYYLFYYLTENDSYITIGPLLTNYTENNKKTLLYKEFYDNQIIFKDLNHLDYLLVSLINTFSERDIRLKVLPNKYLEEPKAHQHLSQYSDTIEDYYALENKILLAITNANAEEAIFLKDYQATLSFNSRSNDPLSEKKLRYSTFNTLCRKAVEKNHIPPFYIDKLSSQIANTIIRETSIDRLADYDHTIIYFYCDLVQRYRTISQYAPLIQKALMYIEEHYQTDISLYKLAEHCHISKNYLSALFHREVKQSLSDYLQQFRIEKSCELLANKNLTIAEISEKCGFQSSDYFSKVFKRIKQETPTQYRLKL; this is translated from the coding sequence ATGGTAGAAAATTTAACCTATTTCAAAAAAACATTACAGACACTTAAAATCCCATATCATCATTATTCGCTACAAATGGAGAATATCGAAACCATAGACAATGGGTTTCGAAAACATTATCTAAACTCAAAGGGATACGAACGATTCGTTGTCATCCTGCAGCGCTTTATTAAACCCACAGAATTAGTTCGTATTACAGACAATCATGATCTCACCTACTATTTATTTTATTACTTAACAGAGAATGATTCCTATATTACAATCGGACCACTTCTGACCAACTATACAGAAAATAATAAAAAAACTTTGCTTTACAAAGAGTTCTATGACAACCAAATAATTTTTAAAGATTTAAATCATTTAGATTATCTACTCGTTAGCTTGATAAATACGTTTAGTGAACGTGATATTCGTCTTAAAGTTCTACCAAATAAATATTTAGAAGAACCAAAAGCACATCAACACTTATCACAATACAGCGATACAATCGAGGACTATTATGCTTTAGAAAATAAAATTTTACTAGCAATTACGAATGCAAACGCCGAAGAAGCAATTTTTCTAAAGGATTATCAAGCAACATTATCATTTAATTCCCGGTCGAATGACCCCTTATCTGAAAAAAAACTGCGTTATAGTACATTTAATACACTCTGTCGAAAAGCTGTTGAAAAGAATCATATTCCACCTTTTTATATTGACAAATTGTCTTCACAAATTGCAAATACTATCATTCGAGAAACATCTATTGATAGGCTAGCAGATTACGATCATACGATTATTTACTTTTATTGTGACTTAGTACAACGTTATAGAACAATTTCGCAGTATGCACCACTGATACAAAAAGCACTCATGTACATTGAAGAACATTATCAAACGGATATATCTCTATATAAATTGGCAGAACATTGCCATATATCCAAAAACTATCTCAGTGCTTTGTTTCACAGAGAAGTTAAACAATCTTTATCCGATTATTTACAGCAATTTCGAATCGAAAAATCTTGCGAATTACTTGCCAATAAGAATTTAACTATAGCTGAAATATCAGAAAAATGTGGCTTTCAATCTAGTGATTATTTTTCTAAAGTCTTTAAACGAATTAAACAAGAAACACCTACTCAATATCGGCTAAAACTCTGA
- a CDS encoding MFS transporter, with amino-acid sequence MEKQIDQRIEDVTYNRAKLWQIILFSTNNSSTNIYLVAFSFVTYFSTGILGLAAIFVSQLMGYIRIFDGFIDPAIGVLIDKTDTKFGKYRPILILGNLITALSFVFLFNIHHFGKAMTMPLFVIALIVHKIGYSLQQTITKAAQTALTNDPKQRPLFNIFDGIMSAILFSGSQIVISGILVPKHGGFTENFFIELITLVISISAVLGLLAVIGIWQKDNKKYFGLGEEKTKKTSFKDYWKIIKGNQPLQVLSLSAAFVKFNATLLGDSVVTVMLFGILFGDYALSGIIAGMMVIPNILVTTFNANVARKSGLRRAYIMSLQIGTIAMLLIAGLLYFGNIGSLNLRQFGPYTIAFLVLYAVGRYFSTTPSGLALTMGADISDYETSVSGRYVSGMIGTIFSLTDSLASSFAPMVVGWVLAAIGFAKAYPTADTPLSPELKTVTILLFAIIPVIASLIALGLMKFYKLDSETMIQIQEKIQVMKAAKDAGRAQDIAKNVLLSDMDYVDVTQYPIKENE; translated from the coding sequence ATGGAGAAACAAATTGATCAACGTATAGAAGATGTTACGTATAATAGAGCGAAATTGTGGCAAATAATTTTATTCTCGACGAATAATTCATCGACTAATATTTATTTGGTAGCTTTTAGTTTTGTTACTTACTTCTCTACAGGTATTTTAGGCTTAGCTGCAATTTTTGTTAGTCAGTTGATGGGGTATATTCGTATCTTTGATGGTTTTATTGACCCAGCAATTGGAGTATTGATTGATAAGACTGATACTAAATTTGGGAAATATCGCCCAATTCTTATTTTAGGTAATCTTATTACAGCTCTTTCATTCGTATTCCTATTCAATATTCATCATTTTGGGAAAGCGATGACAATGCCGCTATTTGTAATAGCTTTGATTGTACATAAAATTGGTTATTCATTACAACAAACGATTACAAAAGCTGCACAAACTGCTTTGACAAATGATCCAAAACAACGTCCATTATTTAATATTTTTGATGGAATCATGTCAGCTATTTTATTTTCGGGCAGCCAAATCGTTATCTCTGGAATTCTTGTACCAAAGCATGGTGGTTTTACTGAAAATTTCTTTATTGAATTGATTACATTAGTAATAAGTATTTCAGCAGTATTGGGGTTGTTAGCTGTTATTGGTATTTGGCAAAAAGATAATAAAAAATATTTTGGTCTTGGAGAAGAAAAAACGAAAAAGACAAGTTTTAAAGATTATTGGAAAATTATTAAAGGTAATCAACCACTGCAAGTTCTTTCTCTTTCTGCGGCGTTCGTAAAATTTAATGCTACATTGTTAGGTGATTCAGTCGTAACAGTTATGTTATTTGGTATTTTATTTGGTGATTACGCATTATCTGGTATTATTGCTGGGATGATGGTTATTCCCAATATTTTAGTTACAACATTCAATGCAAATGTGGCTCGCAAATCAGGGTTACGCCGTGCGTACATTATGTCCTTGCAAATTGGGACAATTGCTATGCTATTAATAGCGGGTTTGTTATACTTTGGTAATATTGGTAGTCTTAATTTAAGACAATTTGGCCCTTATACAATTGCATTTCTTGTATTATATGCAGTAGGTCGCTATTTTTCAACAACACCTTCAGGTCTTGCTTTAACGATGGGGGCAGATATTTCAGACTATGAAACTTCAGTTTCAGGTCGCTATGTTTCAGGAATGATTGGAACCATTTTCTCATTAACTGATTCACTTGCTTCGTCATTTGCACCAATGGTAGTTGGTTGGGTACTTGCAGCAATTGGTTTTGCGAAAGCATATCCAACAGCTGACACCCCTCTAAGTCCTGAATTAAAAACCGTAACAATTTTATTATTTGCGATTATTCCAGTAATTGCATCACTCATTGCACTTGGTTTGATGAAGTTTTATAAACTTGATAGTGAAACAATGATTCAAATTCAAGAAAAAATTCAAGTGATGAAAGCTGCTAAAGATGCAGGTCGTGCGCAAGATATTGCTAAAAATGTACTATTATCGGACATGGATTATGTTGATGTAACGCAATATCCAATTAAAGAAAACGAATAA
- a CDS encoding flavocytochrome c yields MKKYFFTAVTAILLIMANMLVPLVQPTLAAYAQELTYTPGTYEAEVDGFHGEVKVIVTVDEHSIKSIEVTQSETEGLGKEAVEEIISRVQASQSLNIDAVSGATYSSNAILAALEEALKQSGVDIEALKAVETETFSEELQDQETEVLVIGGGGAGLAAAISAHQNGAKVIVIEKMPRLGGNTIISGSAYNAADSSRQQLMEMTDLEKETIEGLINEEQEDEIVKEWQQTLKEEWEAYKASGETYLFDSPTLHKLQTYNGGSKKGNPKLIDRLAENAYPAIQWLEENGMVFKDYIFTVLGGLWSRAHKPELPLGTGYIQTYTHYIEEHSEDISVYTDTKANKLIVKDGRVVGVEAENNGKTVTFTATKGVILATGGFGANVEMRDQYNTIWPSLTNIKTTNHTGATGDGINLAKDAGAQLFGLEDIQLLPMGDPETGSLSGNIEQGVQNRLFVNKEGKRFVDEGQRRDVMTKALMEQTDASMWVIVDQHSYPTGDTLNNFNESIDSLVEHGRAFKADTLEELAEQIGVDPEAFVASVEEFNKAVDGEISDPFGRTLFDKKIDTAPFYAGARVPTVHHTMGGVVINENAEVLDTNGNIIPGFFAAGEVTGGIHGTNRLGGNALADITVFGRIAGENAAKAE; encoded by the coding sequence ATGAAAAAATATTTTTTCACAGCTGTTACCGCCATACTATTGATTATGGCAAATATGTTAGTGCCTCTAGTTCAACCTACTCTAGCTGCTTATGCTCAAGAGCTCACATATACTCCCGGAACCTACGAAGCAGAAGTTGACGGCTTTCATGGAGAGGTCAAAGTAATCGTGACAGTTGATGAACATAGTATTAAATCGATTGAAGTAACTCAATCTGAAACAGAGGGGTTAGGTAAAGAAGCCGTTGAAGAAATTATTTCACGTGTTCAAGCCTCTCAATCTTTAAATATCGATGCTGTTTCTGGTGCAACATATTCTTCCAATGCTATTTTAGCAGCCCTTGAAGAAGCTCTTAAACAGTCAGGTGTTGATATTGAGGCGTTAAAAGCTGTTGAAACTGAAACATTTTCAGAAGAATTACAAGACCAAGAAACAGAAGTACTAGTTATCGGCGGTGGAGGTGCCGGTTTAGCAGCTGCTATTTCTGCACATCAAAATGGTGCAAAAGTTATTGTTATCGAAAAAATGCCACGTTTAGGTGGAAATACTATTATTTCAGGCTCTGCATATAATGCTGCCGATTCAAGTCGCCAACAATTAATGGAAATGACTGATTTAGAAAAAGAAACAATTGAAGGCTTAATCAACGAAGAGCAAGAAGACGAAATCGTTAAAGAATGGCAACAAACATTAAAAGAAGAATGGGAAGCCTATAAAGCGTCTGGCGAAACCTATTTATTCGACTCACCAACATTACACAAACTACAGACATATAATGGTGGAAGTAAGAAAGGTAATCCAAAATTAATTGACCGTCTAGCAGAAAATGCCTATCCAGCAATCCAATGGCTAGAAGAAAATGGTATGGTATTCAAAGACTATATTTTTACTGTATTAGGTGGTTTATGGTCACGAGCTCATAAACCTGAATTGCCATTAGGAACAGGTTATATTCAAACATATACTCATTATATCGAAGAACATTCAGAAGATATTTCTGTTTATACTGATACAAAAGCTAATAAATTAATTGTAAAAGACGGACGTGTTGTTGGTGTTGAAGCTGAAAACAATGGTAAAACTGTTACTTTTACAGCAACAAAAGGTGTTATTTTAGCAACTGGTGGTTTTGGAGCAAACGTGGAAATGCGCGACCAATACAATACTATTTGGCCAAGTTTAACAAACATTAAAACAACAAATCATACCGGTGCAACAGGTGATGGAATTAATCTAGCAAAAGATGCAGGTGCTCAATTATTTGGTCTAGAAGATATTCAATTATTACCAATGGGAGACCCTGAAACAGGTAGTCTAAGTGGAAACATTGAGCAAGGTGTACAAAATCGTTTATTTGTAAATAAAGAAGGTAAACGTTTTGTTGACGAAGGTCAACGTCGTGATGTCATGACCAAGGCTTTAATGGAACAAACAGATGCTTCAATGTGGGTTATCGTTGACCAACACTCTTATCCAACAGGTGACACTCTTAATAACTTCAATGAATCAATTGATTCTTTAGTTGAACATGGGCGTGCTTTTAAGGCAGATACTCTAGAAGAACTAGCCGAACAAATTGGGGTTGACCCTGAAGCATTTGTAGCCTCTGTCGAAGAATTTAACAAAGCAGTAGACGGTGAAATTTCTGATCCATTTGGTCGTACCTTATTCGATAAAAAAATTGATACTGCACCATTCTATGCTGGTGCACGTGTACCAACCGTTCATCACACTATGGGTGGGGTGGTAATCAATGAAAATGCAGAAGTTCTTGATACTAATGGTAATATTATTCCAGGCTTCTTCGCTGCAGGTGAAGTAACAGGTGGTATCCACGGAACTAACCGCTTAGGTGGTAACGCATTAGCTGATATTACTGTTTTTGGTCGTATAGCTGGTGAAAATGCTGCAAAAGCTGAGTAA